A window of the Cystobacter fuscus genome harbors these coding sequences:
- the dapA gene encoding 4-hydroxy-tetrahydrodipicolinate synthase: MKTFEGSMTALATPFRQGAFDEGAYRALIRQQLAGGTSGLIPMGTTGEAVTMSAEERQRAIRVAVDEAAGRAPVVAGAGSNSTAETIAGVRLARDVGADGALLVTPYYNKPTQAGLVEHYKAVARAHPGFPIVVYNVPGRTGVDLLPETVLRLCDVPEVVAIKEATGNMPRAVDLVEKCGDRLTLLSGDDFTVLPFIACGGKGVISVSSNVAPRMMADLVAAARAGRFEQARALQVRMNELHRLLFVESSPIPVKWALHALGLFGPEVRLPLVPMTEPNARKLEAELRKLGLLQG, translated from the coding sequence ATGAAGACTTTCGAAGGCTCGATGACCGCGCTCGCCACGCCGTTCCGGCAGGGAGCGTTCGACGAGGGAGCCTACCGGGCGCTCATCCGCCAGCAACTCGCGGGGGGCACCAGTGGGCTCATCCCCATGGGGACGACGGGCGAGGCGGTGACGATGTCCGCCGAGGAGCGCCAGCGCGCCATCCGCGTGGCGGTGGACGAGGCGGCCGGCCGGGCGCCCGTGGTGGCGGGCGCGGGCTCCAACAGCACCGCGGAGACGATCGCGGGCGTGCGGCTCGCGCGGGACGTGGGGGCGGACGGCGCGCTGCTCGTGACGCCCTACTACAACAAGCCCACGCAGGCGGGCCTGGTGGAGCACTACAAGGCCGTGGCCCGCGCCCATCCGGGCTTTCCCATCGTCGTCTACAACGTGCCGGGCCGCACCGGCGTGGACCTGTTGCCGGAGACGGTGCTGCGGCTGTGCGACGTGCCCGAGGTGGTGGCCATCAAGGAGGCCACGGGCAACATGCCCCGCGCGGTGGACCTGGTGGAGAAGTGCGGCGATCGGTTGACGCTGCTGTCCGGAGACGACTTCACCGTGCTGCCCTTCATCGCGTGCGGAGGCAAGGGCGTCATCTCCGTGTCCTCGAACGTGGCGCCCCGGATGATGGCGGACCTGGTGGCGGCCGCGCGCGCCGGGCGGTTCGAGCAGGCGCGGGCGCTCCAGGTGCGGATGAACGAGCTGCACCGGCTGCTCTTCGTCGAGTCCAGCCCCATCCCCGTGAAGTGGGCGCTGCACGCCCTGGGGCTGTTCGGTCCCGAGGTCCGCCTGCCGCTGGTTCCCATGACCGAGCCCAACGCCCGGAAGCTGGAGGCCGAGCTGCGCAAGCTGGGCCTGCTCCAGGGCTAG